The sequence below is a genomic window from Fluoribacter dumoffii NY 23.
ACCAACCTCTCTAACATCGATGAAAAAACAGCGTATGAGATTGCGTTGGCTCATAATAATCAAACAGCCCTGAACGTGCTCCAATTGTATCAGCCTCCAAAACTGCAAAATCTAGCCGCGGCAGCAGATCGCTGTCATCCTGAAATAAAATCGACATCTGCTTCTACCCCCTCTTTCTTAAGTTACTCATTTTTAAAAAGGGGGAAGCAATCGATAATAAGACTCGCGCAAGAAGATGATTGCAAACAAGCCGAAAGCCAAAAATTAGCTGAAGCGCAAACAGAATTACGTTATTTTTAAAAGCTCTTTAGTGGAGTAACCGCAAGCTTAGGTTCAGAGTTTGCCGGGAGAGGCTATTGCCTTGCTAATTTCGCAGATTTTTAAGTTTACACTGGGAGCACAATCCTTTGATTTCAATAGTGCAATTTATAATTGAAAACTGGATGGAATTTGCAAACTCTGTAACCGAGGCAAAGTCAACAATGCATTCCAGCTCCTTGACAAAGTCACATTGATTGCATATGAGAAATTGCGCTTGTCCTACATGATGTCCATGTAAACAAGCAACATAGGATTTAAGACTGTCAATGCAGTGGATAAAGCCTTCTTGATGCCAAAATTGAATTGCCCGATAGACAGTGGGGGGTTTGGGATTTTCCATTTGTTGGGATAATCTTTGCAGGATATCATAGGCACCCAGAGGCTTTCTTTCGTTCATTAAAATTTTGAGAACACGCTCCCTGGGCTCTGTAAATCGATAGCCATGTTTTATACAATGCTTATAAGCCTTGTCCAACAAATTGTATTTCATCAAATATAATATTTTAACGGTTCAAGTATATTATTGTACCACAGTCATTATTTTACAGAAAAAAATCAATTAACAGTACCGTAATTCTTTAATTTTCTTATGGTTTAAAAATAACTAAATGTGACTTGTTCTTTAGCAATAAAATGTTACAATGTAACACTTTCGCGGTATTAGTATGTACTGTAGCAAATTACTAGTTACCCTCCTGATCGATTTATTGAGTAGGAGTAACCTCCAAAACTAAGTTGACAGGTTTTAAAGTTACTGTAATGGTCATGACATGTCTGAAATTAATATTGATGTACTGCTGGTTCAATCAGGAAACCTCCTTTCCCCGAGAGGGCTTTTACTACAAGAACAAAATCCACTCTCGTTAATATTTTTATGCCTTATATATGGAGGAAATGATGTATCTTTATAATTATAGATTCTGCCTCGTAGACGATACCCAACTTATTTCCGAAGAAACTGCAACCCAAATCTTACAAACTTTACAAAAAATCAAGGGGTTGGAGTTAGTACGGGTAGCAATTGATTTCAACACCCCAAAGAAAAGCATCAGCTTGTTATCCCGATCCCCCAAAGCTCCCTTTATCAAAGAAACAGTGACCCAGTCCTTTCAAGGCAGGGGTATTCAACTATCTGATAAAATGGAGACAGAAACCCTCAAGTATGAAGAGGAAATGGGGGATGAGTTTCATCCGGCTCATTCCAGTCATCCCCACTCACACCCTAACAAAAATAAAAAAAATACACACCATTCCCATAGTCATTCAAAAAACCATTCTCACGAGCATTCTGAAAAAAAACCTCAGGACCATTTTAAAAAAGACACCCATACTCATGATCAAAAAAAAGCTGTTACGCATGACCACCACCATCATGGCCATGCCCATGATCATTCTCACAGTCATGAAAATCATTGGCTTAAAGCTGCTTTGGGGTTAATTTGGGGAATCGGTTTAATTGCTCTTTCTCTTACAACTTTTAATATCCCTCTAATTGTTTATTTTGCCATAACAGGGCTTACCACTTTAATGACCTTATATTTGGGATTTAATGTATATAAATCCGCATGGAATGCTTTGCGTGAAAAAAATTGGGACACAACGACCCTATATACAATCAGCACCTTAACGATTGTCGCGGTCTCGATTGCAAGCTTGTTTATCCCGGGCCTCCCTATGATGTTTGAAGCGGCGCCTTTAGTCTTGGGCTTTTGGCATTTAGGCGAAGGGGTTGAACATACTTTAATTAATGAAATTGAAAAAAAACTAGATGTTCGAGATTGTTTGCCTCAATTAGTACAGTTAATAGGTAATCCCAATAAAAAAATTTCACCCAAGAACCTGATTCCTAATGATAAAATAATTCTTAATAAAGGGGAGGTAATCCCTGTTGATGGTGTATTAACGACAAAAGCCTTACTTTATACTACTCGAATTGATGGTTCGCCTCATCTTAAAGTATTTAATCCTGGGGATGAGGTAAAAGCGGGAATGCGTTTAGCGGATCATATCCCCACTTTGGAAATGCGTGTCACAAAAACCTATCAAAATTCCTATCTTTCATTAATTGCGAAAAATATTGAGAAAGCAAATAATGAGAAAGCCCCTGTAGAAGTATTTGCCAACAGGATATTAAAATATTTTATTCCTGGTTTGCTGGTGGTGGCTCTTGGGTCAGGAATTATCATTGGTTCGCTGTTTAGTCCGGCACTTGCCATTCAATGTGTCATCTCGGTTCTGGTGAGCGCCTGTCCTTGCGCGTTGAGTTTGATTACGCCGATGGCAGTAAAAATTGGTATGAAAAAAGCGTCTGAAAACGGGATTCAGTTCAAAGATGGTAAAACATTACAAGCAGCCGCTGATATAGATACCGTTGTTTTTGATTTAAATGGCACCCTTACCCAGGGAAATATTGTGGTGCAATCACTACTGATTTCTGATAAAAAATTTTTGAACCATATCGCTTTATTGGAAAGCCATTCCGATCATCCGACAGCAAAAAAGATTCTTTCTTTTATACGAAATCAAGATTACGTTGCAAACAACACATTAAAAATAACCTGCGTTGACAAAAGCCATCATTCTGGCATCAAAGGCATAATTGATAATGAAACCTTCATGATAGGCAATAAGGATATGCTCCTGGCGAATGGAATTACCCAGATTAACGAACCCTATGATAATCCGGAAAACGGTTCTGTTTATATTGTGCATGGGAAAACAGTGATAGGCCAAGTTGATTTAATTGACCCACTACGTGAAGATGCCATTGCTACCGTAAAACAATTACAGGAGCAAGGTATAGCAGTTCATATTTGTACCGGGGCCGATCTGGCAACCGCAAAAAAAAGTGCAGACTTATTAGGTATTTCGCCAAAAAATATATGTGCCAATACCGTAGGTGCAGTTAGTAAGACAGGAGAGGTCTCCAAGGAAAGTTATATCGCGCTTTTAAAACGAAAGGGTTGTAATGTGGCAATGGTAGGTGATGCCATCAATGATATCCCAGCCATTGCCAAAGCTAAAGTGGGAATTGCTGTCACCTCCGGAATTGGGGATTCCATTACCAAACAGCATGCAGGCATAGTACTTCAGCAAGGAAGGTTATTCCCTGTCGCTACCGCATTCGATGTAGCAGCAAAAACAAAACAAAACATCACTCAAAATTTATTTGTGAGTTTGACCTATAACTCAACCATAACTCTGGTGGCAGCAGGTTTGTTTGTGGCAATAGGTTTTGCACTTAACCCGGCACTTGGCGTTGCCTTGATGGTTCTTGAATCCGCTATTGTCTTAAGCAATTTATACCGCTTTAAACATCAGGAAGTGTTGCTAGCGAAAATGGAAAATACCACCGCGCCCACAGACTCCACTAATCTTGTTTTGAATTCTTTAACTCATTCATCCCAACCTTCAGTACAATTGACCAAAACCGAGCAGCCGGTAGCGTATTTTGGAAAACTATTTGCAGCCATCCAACCTGAAAAAGAGATTCCCTCTTATCATCCTGGATTACAAGAAGAAAATTTATATCAGTATAATTGATGAAATGTCCCCGACACCAACGGGGACATTGTATAGTTCGGGACCTAGGGGAAAGTAACCCACCCCCAACTCATCCCGCCGCTATTTTGAATAGACAGTTCCCTATCGAAATACATGGGTATGCCACCGGGCGCAGGGCTGTGATAATTTGGCTCATGCCAGAATCAATTCACCGGTATTTTGCATGCATTCCTTAGGCCAAACACCGCACTGAACCTCGCCGATATGCTTTTTTTGCAACATCAGCATTACCAAACGGGATTGCCCTATTCCACCACCAATTGTTTGGGGTAAACAGCCAGAAACCAGTCTCTGATGCCAATCCAATTGCAGTCGTTCCTGGCAACCTGTTAACGCCAGTTGATATTTCAAAATGGATTCATTGACCCGAATCCCCATAGAGGAAATTTCAAAAACATCTTCGATAAATGGGTTCCAAACCAAGATATCACCATTTAACCCTGTGAACCCTACTTCATTCACCGAGCTCCAATCATCATAATCCGGAGCACGTAAATCATGCGGTTTACCGTTTGATAGAGAACCACCAATCCCAATTAAAAAAACGGCTCCATATTTTTTAGTGATCGCTCGCTCTCTTTCTTTTGGGGATAGATTAGGATATAAAGCGAGCAGCTCTTCAGTATAAATAAAATGGATATAGGGCGGTAAAAACGGACTTAAACCATAAAGTTCGTTGACCCTTTTTTCCGTTTTCTTGATGGCCTCGTAGAGATCAATAACTGTTGTTTTTAAGACACCCAAAGAACGATCTTGATGCTCGATAACACGCTCCCAATCCCACTGATCCACAAGAACTGAATGGGTCGCACTTAAAACCTCCTCATCAGGTCTTAAGGCTACCATATGCGTATAAATGCCTTCTCCAGTTTGAAAACCAAGTTCTCCCAGTAACTTTCTTTTCCATTTAGCCAAGGAATGGACGATTTCAAAAGTTTTTCCCGGGATGGCTTTAATTTTAACTGAGACAGCTTGTTCTGTTCCGGATAAATTGTCTTGTACGCCGTCGCCTACGCACGTTAGTAAGGGCGCTTGCACTTCAACTAGGCCTAACCTGTGTTCGAGTTCGCGGGAAAAAAAAGATTTTACAAAACTGATTTGCTTCTGTGTTTCAATAAACGTCTGTCTCATCATACAACCCTTTTAAAGTAAATTTTTAATATTATATTAAAATTCTGTTGTTTTTTTATTGTGTAACTAAAATAAATATAGATATAAAAGATAATATTTAATAAAATATCAATTTATTTAAATTTTATTAAAAAAACACCCATGAAAGACCTCGAAAATTATCAAATCGATGATTTGGACAAGAAAATTCTTAATGGACTAATAAAAAATGCTCGTACTGCTTATGCAGAATTAGCTAAAGCTTATGATGTAAGCCCTGCAACAATTCATGTACGGGTCGAGAAAATGAGGCAAGCCGGGATTATTGAAGGGGTGCATGTACATGTAAACCCTCGGCGCCTGGGGTATGATGTTTGTTGTTTTATCGGGATTACTCTGAATCATGCGAAAGATTATCAATCTGTTCTTAAAAAACTGGAAGCTTTAGAAGAAGTCCTTGAGGCGTATTATACCATAGGCCACCATTTTAATATTTTTATTAAAGTAATGTGCCAATCCATCGATGCCTTACAACAATTATTGGTGAATAAAATCCAACTGATTGAGGAGGTACAGTCAACAGAAACCCTGATTTCTTTGCAAAATCCCATCATGCGTTCGGTCACTCCCTAACTCTGAGGCTACTGTCCAGGTTACTTCCTGTAATCTGGACTTTTAAACTCATTTGAATCCGGGAGAATACGTAGGCGTCGGATCTTTTTCATCAACGTTCGGATGCAGGGTATCTGCGGCCTTAGGCTCGAATTCTAAAAATTTTGTGTAATATCCCTGGAGAGATTTCCTTTCTTCCTGGGAAAACTCAAGTACCCGAAATATTTTCTTGCAATAATCCTGCAGTAAAGCAAGATATTTGGGATCTTTCGAATTGGTATTTAAGGCAATAATTCGTTTTATTTCTTCTTTATAACCGCATGCCTGCTCCAAAGAAACCATGCTTAATCTCATTTGCTCCACCTCTTTTTTAAACGCTTCAAGAGATAATTGTGCATCCAATTTCCATATAACGTGGCAAGGCTCTTTCTTTTTGTGAAGATAAAACCATTCCTTGAGTACTTCCTGATCCATTTTTAATAAAATTTCATACGTTTGCAGATTCATTCGTGCTTCTAATTTAAGTTCGGAAAGAATGCTTAGGTGCAAATAATTCAGTTTACCCAACTGTTCTGTTATTAATGGAATTTGTTGGCTTAAAAGAACGGGTATGGAACTTTCTTTTAAAATTTCCTGTAAAATCTGCATGGCATCATTACTTAAATTAAAGAGATACATTTTTTTAATTACTTCATAAATAGAAGCATTAGCAAGTTTTTCAGGCTGCAGAGACTTGAGTAAATGCAATTGATAGCCATTCATATCCTTTATCAAGGCAAAGCTGGGAATGTTGCAATACACCAGAGTTTCTACATGTAATTGAGTTGCATTTCGCAGCTCTTGATAACTAACCCCTCTTTTTAATGCCAAATAATGCTCACGCTTGAACCAAGTCCCTTTTACTTGTTCTGTGGATAAGCCAAAAAACAACTGAGCGAGCAATTGCGGAAGGGTTAGGCTGGGATCCAGATACAGGTTAGGGTATTTTGCAACTAAAATATCTATTGCTTTTACAAATACAGTTGCCTGGCATTTGAAAAACACTGCGGCAGGCGAGCTACCCACATTAAAAAAAATCCCCCTGCTTATAAAATATTTTTTATAAAACTCGAGGGGGTCATCCTCGGCGCTCACCGGAGGATCTACATCGATTTGAATATCCGCACAGCGCTCAAGGCAAATATCCATCACCCGATCCATAAGAGTACTTCCATACCCTTTACGTTGATGTTCCCTCAATACATCCAATCTTGCTAAAGAGAGGTCGCCCGCTTCCGGATTATTAATGGTGACTTGTCCCAAAGTAGTGTTATCAACTACTAACCTTAGCCTTTCAAACAGCGTTCCACTTGTAAGAAAAGAAAATTGTTTCGCTTTAACCGATTTTTCCAATTTGATTTCTTCTATTTTTTTTATTATTTCCTCGTTTTTTAGCAAATCCCTGATGTTTACCAAAAAGTAATATCGACCGCTTATATTTTGGAAGGGAATTTTTAAAACTTCAGCAAACAGTCCATCGCGAAGATGATATTTTAGCTCCTGTTTCGGTTGGCTATAAATTTCAAGCTGACGCGTTTCTTTTCTAAATTGGATTGCATGTAAGCACAACGTAAAATCTTTACCTTTATATTCTTTTTCTGCAGCAAGTCTTTTGATAGCGGCGATTATAAGTTCGATGGGATACTCTGCAACTGTGGATACGGTTAAATCTCCCATATCCTTTTTTGGGGTATCTCGAAGAAACTTGTTTGAAAACATTAATACTCCTTAGGTTTTTTTCGGAAAATCAAAAAATAGAATCACTTCCCCAGAATAAGTGGCAATATTTTACACTAAATGACAAATTACTGAAACATGTGACTTGCAAATTTTCTGAGTTAACAATAAATGACTTCCCTTGACCTACGGGTATAT
It includes:
- a CDS encoding Fur family transcriptional regulator; the protein is MKYNLLDKAYKHCIKHGYRFTEPRERVLKILMNERKPLGAYDILQRLSQQMENPKPPTVYRAIQFWHQEGFIHCIDSLKSYVACLHGHHVGQAQFLICNQCDFVKELECIVDFASVTEFANSIQFSIINCTIEIKGLCSQCKLKNLRN
- a CDS encoding heavy metal translocating P-type ATPase produces the protein MYLYNYRFCLVDDTQLISEETATQILQTLQKIKGLELVRVAIDFNTPKKSISLLSRSPKAPFIKETVTQSFQGRGIQLSDKMETETLKYEEEMGDEFHPAHSSHPHSHPNKNKKNTHHSHSHSKNHSHEHSEKKPQDHFKKDTHTHDQKKAVTHDHHHHGHAHDHSHSHENHWLKAALGLIWGIGLIALSLTTFNIPLIVYFAITGLTTLMTLYLGFNVYKSAWNALREKNWDTTTLYTISTLTIVAVSIASLFIPGLPMMFEAAPLVLGFWHLGEGVEHTLINEIEKKLDVRDCLPQLVQLIGNPNKKISPKNLIPNDKIILNKGEVIPVDGVLTTKALLYTTRIDGSPHLKVFNPGDEVKAGMRLADHIPTLEMRVTKTYQNSYLSLIAKNIEKANNEKAPVEVFANRILKYFIPGLLVVALGSGIIIGSLFSPALAIQCVISVLVSACPCALSLITPMAVKIGMKKASENGIQFKDGKTLQAAADIDTVVFDLNGTLTQGNIVVQSLLISDKKFLNHIALLESHSDHPTAKKILSFIRNQDYVANNTLKITCVDKSHHSGIKGIIDNETFMIGNKDMLLANGITQINEPYDNPENGSVYIVHGKTVIGQVDLIDPLREDAIATVKQLQEQGIAVHICTGADLATAKKSADLLGISPKNICANTVGAVSKTGEVSKESYIALLKRKGCNVAMVGDAINDIPAIAKAKVGIAVTSGIGDSITKQHAGIVLQQGRLFPVATAFDVAAKTKQNITQNLFVSLTYNSTITLVAAGLFVAIGFALNPALGVALMVLESAIVLSNLYRFKHQEVLLAKMENTTAPTDSTNLVLNSLTHSSQPSVQLTKTEQPVAYFGKLFAAIQPEKEIPSYHPGLQEENLYQYN
- the asnA gene encoding aspartate--ammonia ligase gives rise to the protein MMRQTFIETQKQISFVKSFFSRELEHRLGLVEVQAPLLTCVGDGVQDNLSGTEQAVSVKIKAIPGKTFEIVHSLAKWKRKLLGELGFQTGEGIYTHMVALRPDEEVLSATHSVLVDQWDWERVIEHQDRSLGVLKTTVIDLYEAIKKTEKRVNELYGLSPFLPPYIHFIYTEELLALYPNLSPKERERAITKKYGAVFLIGIGGSLSNGKPHDLRAPDYDDWSSVNEVGFTGLNGDILVWNPFIEDVFEISSMGIRVNESILKYQLALTGCQERLQLDWHQRLVSGCLPQTIGGGIGQSRLVMLMLQKKHIGEVQCGVWPKECMQNTGELILA
- the asnC gene encoding transcriptional regulator AsnC: MKDLENYQIDDLDKKILNGLIKNARTAYAELAKAYDVSPATIHVRVEKMRQAGIIEGVHVHVNPRRLGYDVCCFIGITLNHAKDYQSVLKKLEALEEVLEAYYTIGHHFNIFIKVMCQSIDALQQLLVNKIQLIEEVQSTETLISLQNPIMRSVTP
- a CDS encoding GNAT family N-acetyltransferase, which produces MFSNKFLRDTPKKDMGDLTVSTVAEYPIELIIAAIKRLAAEKEYKGKDFTLCLHAIQFRKETRQLEIYSQPKQELKYHLRDGLFAEVLKIPFQNISGRYYFLVNIRDLLKNEEIIKKIEEIKLEKSVKAKQFSFLTSGTLFERLRLVVDNTTLGQVTINNPEAGDLSLARLDVLREHQRKGYGSTLMDRVMDICLERCADIQIDVDPPVSAEDDPLEFYKKYFISRGIFFNVGSSPAAVFFKCQATVFVKAIDILVAKYPNLYLDPSLTLPQLLAQLFFGLSTEQVKGTWFKREHYLALKRGVSYQELRNATQLHVETLVYCNIPSFALIKDMNGYQLHLLKSLQPEKLANASIYEVIKKMYLFNLSNDAMQILQEILKESSIPVLLSQQIPLITEQLGKLNYLHLSILSELKLEARMNLQTYEILLKMDQEVLKEWFYLHKKKEPCHVIWKLDAQLSLEAFKKEVEQMRLSMVSLEQACGYKEEIKRIIALNTNSKDPKYLALLQDYCKKIFRVLEFSQEERKSLQGYYTKFLEFEPKAADTLHPNVDEKDPTPTYSPGFK